A single Deltaproteobacteria bacterium DNA region contains:
- a CDS encoding alpha-hydroxy-acid oxidizing protein — MDFVTNQEVIQAARKILNQDIWDYLSGGAESETTMRRNRMGFDYLALRPRICVDVSKIDTSTMFLGKKLRIPVMLAPMGSLQSITPEGGVAVAKAAAQFGSINFVSSVTQPTLEEIAASTNGPKIFQLYIRGGLDWCKEQVDRALKAGYMALCLTVDTAHYSRRERQMMNRWLPPSKRVETNTRIYQAMLTWELMAAIRKHAGIPLILKGVATAEDAKIAVDHGVEVIYISNHGGRQLDHGRGTIDIVPEVVEAVKGKADVVLDGGVTRGTDVLKALALGCKAVTIGKLQGWGLAAGADAGVVRVLEILEEELTIDMGLLGVTNVSQINASHVCQSYPVSFPHEMSAFPYMPGGQLR, encoded by the coding sequence ATGGATTTCGTCACCAACCAGGAAGTCATTCAAGCGGCGCGGAAAATTCTTAATCAAGATATATGGGATTATTTAAGCGGCGGCGCGGAGTCGGAAACCACCATGCGGCGCAATCGCATGGGCTTCGATTATCTGGCGCTGCGGCCGCGCATCTGCGTCGACGTTTCAAAGATCGACACTTCGACGATGTTTCTCGGCAAGAAATTACGAATTCCGGTCATGCTCGCGCCCATGGGTTCGTTGCAATCGATCACGCCGGAAGGCGGCGTGGCGGTGGCCAAAGCGGCGGCGCAATTCGGCTCGATCAATTTCGTTAGCTCGGTGACCCAGCCGACTTTGGAAGAGATCGCCGCTAGCACAAACGGCCCGAAAATATTTCAACTCTACATTCGCGGCGGCTTGGATTGGTGCAAAGAGCAGGTCGACCGCGCGCTCAAAGCTGGCTACATGGCGCTCTGTCTCACCGTCGACACGGCGCACTACAGCCGGCGCGAGCGCCAGATGATGAACCGCTGGCTGCCGCCGAGCAAACGGGTCGAGACCAACACGCGCATTTACCAAGCGATGTTGACCTGGGAACTGATGGCGGCGATCAGGAAACACGCCGGCATACCGCTGATTCTAAAGGGCGTGGCGACGGCGGAAGATGCGAAGATCGCCGTCGACCATGGCGTCGAAGTGATTTACATTTCCAACCACGGCGGGCGGCAACTCGATCACGGCCGCGGCACCATCGATATCGTCCCCGAAGTTGTCGAAGCGGTTAAAGGCAAAGCCGATGTCGTGCTCGATGGCGGTGTCACTCGCGGCACCGATGTGTTAAAAGCGCTCGCGCTGGGCTGCAAAGCCGTGACCATCGGCAAGCTCCAAGGCTGGGGCCTCGCCGCCGGCGCCGACGCCGGAGTCGTGCGCGTGTTGGAAATCCTCGAAGAAGAACTAACCATCGACATGGGGCTCTTGGGCGTGACGAACGTCAGTCAAATCAATGCGAGTCATGTTTGCCAGTCCTATCCCGTGTCGTTTCCCCATGAGATGAGCGCGTTTCCGTATATGCCGGGCGGGCAGTTACGCTGA
- a CDS encoding DegT/DnrJ/EryC1/StrS aminotransferase family protein produces MNRSFFPRVPLAVPYWTRETYRDILRCLISGRVIDGPQLGTLRAQIVEQLGVADALLCGSGSLAIELALRACDVREGDEVVLPTFCCSAVVAPVLAVGATPVLADCGGELNLTVATVQAALTQKTKAIIVPHLFGNPAPIVAIIELVRGRNIRVIDDAAQALGATIDGQPVGSFGDAGVLSFGAEKICFGLGGGALLSRREECIQLNSQVSLSAPNFGSELTNFLSTFTWRCLRRWTWPLKSLLASKSPDSPPAAYRRQAISHLAAVVAASLLRTLVDNISARRASMGLYRELLKNDSRIELIAHGAGSACLTQVIRVLPGHRDDDGAARVIAALRAACYEVQGSYVPIHLMSSFQDCVWDRLPYADRVWADLVELPCEPSVSLAEVERIAAIVKNVAAKI; encoded by the coding sequence TTGAATCGTTCATTTTTCCCCCGCGTTCCGCTCGCTGTTCCTTACTGGACTCGCGAGACCTACCGAGACATTCTTCGCTGTCTGATATCGGGCCGCGTCATCGACGGGCCGCAGCTTGGAACACTTAGAGCGCAAATCGTTGAGCAACTCGGCGTCGCCGATGCGCTGCTTTGCGGCTCCGGTAGTTTGGCGATCGAGCTTGCGCTGCGCGCTTGCGACGTGCGCGAGGGCGATGAAGTCGTGCTGCCGACGTTTTGCTGCTCGGCGGTGGTGGCGCCGGTTCTCGCTGTCGGTGCGACTCCGGTGCTTGCCGATTGCGGCGGCGAGCTTAATCTTACGGTGGCAACCGTTCAGGCTGCGCTGACGCAAAAAACTAAAGCGATCATCGTGCCGCATCTGTTCGGCAATCCCGCTCCGATCGTCGCTATCATCGAACTAGTGCGCGGCCGAAATATTCGCGTCATCGACGACGCGGCGCAGGCGTTGGGGGCGACGATTGATGGCCAACCGGTTGGCAGCTTCGGTGATGCTGGGGTTTTAAGTTTCGGCGCCGAGAAGATTTGTTTCGGTCTCGGTGGCGGTGCGCTGTTATCTCGGCGCGAAGAATGCATCCAACTTAATTCTCAAGTCAGTCTCTCGGCGCCGAATTTCGGTTCGGAGCTGACGAATTTCCTGTCGACGTTTACCTGGCGCTGCTTGCGCCGTTGGACCTGGCCTCTAAAATCGCTGTTAGCGTCGAAGTCGCCGGATTCGCCGCCCGCTGCTTATCGTCGCCAAGCGATCAGTCATCTCGCCGCCGTGGTCGCTGCAAGTTTGCTGCGCACTCTCGTCGACAATATTTCCGCCCGGCGCGCCAGTATGGGACTCTATCGCGAGTTGTTGAAGAACGATTCGAGAATTGAATTGATCGCCCACGGCGCTGGTTCGGCCTGTTTGACTCAAGTGATTCGTGTCTTGCCGGGCCATCGCGATGACGATGGGGCGGCGCGGGTGATTGCGGCGTTGCGTGCCGCCTGTTACGAAGTTCAAGGCAGCTATGTGCCGATTCATCTGATGTCGTCATTTCAAGATTGCGTCTGGGATCGTTTGCCCTATGCCGATCGCGTCTGGGCCGATTTAGTCGAGCTGCCTTGCGAGCCCAGCGTGAGTTTGGCCGAGGTCGAACGGATCGCCGCCATCGTCAAGAATGTTGCCGCCAAGATTTGA